In one window of uncultured Acetobacteroides sp. DNA:
- a CDS encoding carboxypeptidase-like regulatory domain-containing protein, translating into MRYLYEQKLTMNLAVIDLLKANKTILDPLPGYLQYWGVLDANVGAIVSTKELLTRNSTGIALNKDLVRGDLVKMTLNVGEMVESYGRLNGNVVLSAKVHFTESKLKKASASTLCDSAMVVYANAMEHAVELEKYGVTPAMLVALNSMIEKFKLMLPVTHATKVNSKMGTAKLQELFAANDDVLKKIDLLLVMVKHTHPEFYRSYTTTRKLPSRATSKITLKTRVCSSTGEGIKGVTLTFTPKMQKLAMGVETTVKPIVKKTADKGICYLKNMHATEYTVTAEKVGHPAVTTSVNVPGDEMVMLTIKMDKN; encoded by the coding sequence ATGAGGTACTTGTACGAACAAAAGCTAACGATGAACCTGGCCGTGATTGATCTTCTAAAAGCTAACAAGACAATACTGGATCCGCTACCGGGCTACCTGCAGTACTGGGGAGTGCTGGATGCGAATGTTGGGGCGATTGTGAGCACCAAGGAGCTGCTGACGCGCAACTCGACGGGTATAGCCCTGAATAAGGATTTGGTACGGGGCGATCTGGTGAAGATGACGCTGAACGTAGGCGAGATGGTGGAGTCGTATGGGCGGCTGAACGGAAATGTGGTGCTGAGCGCGAAGGTACACTTCACGGAGAGCAAGCTGAAGAAAGCATCGGCCTCGACGCTATGCGACAGCGCCATGGTGGTGTACGCCAATGCGATGGAACATGCTGTAGAGCTGGAAAAGTACGGGGTTACACCCGCGATGCTGGTGGCGCTAAACAGCATGATTGAGAAGTTTAAGCTGATGCTACCCGTGACGCACGCCACCAAGGTGAACTCGAAGATGGGAACGGCTAAGCTCCAAGAACTATTTGCAGCCAACGACGATGTACTGAAGAAGATCGACCTTTTGCTGGTGATGGTGAAGCATACGCATCCGGAGTTCTACAGGAGCTATACCACCACCCGTAAGCTGCCAAGCAGGGCTACTAGCAAGATTACGCTTAAGACAAGGGTGTGCTCGAGCACCGGCGAAGGGATAAAGGGGGTTACGCTGACGTTTACCCCAAAGATGCAGAAGCTGGCAATGGGCGTAGAAACGACGGTTAAGCCTATTGTAAAGAAGACTGCCGATAAGGGTATCTGCTACCTTAAGAACATGCATGCCACCGAGTATACGGTGACGGCAGAGAAAGTTGGGCATCCCGCAGTAACAACTTCGGTAAACGTGCCAGGCGATGAGATGGTGATGCTTACCATTAAGATGGATAAGAACTAG
- a CDS encoding LysE family translocator: protein MDIYQIISFLAASVLLTLLPGPDILFVVAQSITSGWRSGVAVALGLCSGLIVHTTAVALGLAALLATHPVALTGVKVLGALYLLYLAYMSWGEKGLRISKSEGKQGYAKLMKVGFVMNVLNPKVLLFYLAFLPQFVVPGTSTILQVFILGAVFFIQALAIFSVVAYFAGLLNRAVEQSAASRHIGKIKSTVFVLIAANLLWL from the coding sequence ATGGACATCTACCAAATCATCTCGTTCCTTGCGGCATCGGTGCTGCTAACGCTGCTGCCGGGGCCCGATATCCTATTTGTGGTAGCACAAAGCATCACCAGCGGATGGCGCAGCGGCGTTGCTGTGGCTTTAGGGCTTTGCTCGGGGCTTATTGTGCATACAACGGCGGTTGCGCTGGGTCTTGCAGCGCTTCTGGCGACGCATCCTGTTGCACTGACTGGCGTAAAGGTGCTTGGAGCGCTGTACCTGCTCTACCTAGCCTACATGTCGTGGGGCGAAAAGGGATTACGGATTTCGAAATCGGAGGGGAAACAGGGGTACGCCAAGCTGATGAAGGTAGGCTTTGTGATGAACGTGCTTAACCCAAAGGTGCTGCTCTTCTACCTTGCCTTTTTGCCCCAGTTTGTAGTGCCAGGCACAAGTACCATCCTTCAGGTTTTCATTCTAGGAGCGGTATTCTTTATTCAGGCTCTTGCTATCTTTTCGGTAGTGGCTTACTTCGCAGGGTTGCTCAATAGAGCCGTGGAGCAATCGGCGGCAAGCCGCCATATTGGCAAGATTAAGAGCACGGTATTCGTGCTAATTGCAGCAAACCTGCTTTGGCTGTAA
- the tnpA gene encoding IS200/IS605 family transposase — MGQSLVTNYIHIVFSTKHRVPMIDSAIEEELHSYLGGICKNLEYQPIRVGGYTNHIHILCLLSKKVALVTLMEDLKSHSSKWIKTKGGAYRNFYWQDGYGAFSVNPRDVDMIVNYIANQQKHHGDKSYEEEYRTILSKYEVEYDERYVWD; from the coding sequence ATGGGACAGTCGCTCGTGACCAACTACATCCACATCGTGTTCAGCACCAAGCATAGGGTGCCGATGATAGACTCCGCCATAGAGGAAGAGCTGCATAGCTACCTCGGTGGCATCTGCAAAAACCTAGAGTACCAGCCGATACGAGTTGGCGGATACACCAACCATATACATATTCTATGCCTTCTCTCGAAAAAGGTTGCGCTAGTAACGCTTATGGAGGATCTAAAGTCGCACTCGTCGAAGTGGATTAAAACAAAGGGTGGTGCTTACCGAAACTTCTACTGGCAGGATGGCTATGGGGCATTCTCGGTTAACCCAAGAGATGTGGACATGATTGTAAACTATATCGCCAACCAGCAAAAGCACCATGGAGACAAATCGTACGAGGAGGAGTATCGGACTATCCTGAGTAAGTACGAGGTGGAATACGACGAACGTTATGTGTGGGATTAG
- a CDS encoding helix-turn-helix domain-containing protein — protein MTTFTDFKTFSEYIGVAKPLDNDIDMGYYDPLNMRLKSEPVMIDFYIVSFKVNFTDKSTTDAQPKTAVFLNSPEMAFEWNVEPDLSGMYLHISKKIIDENRYLFRNYLDYGQHESLFLIDSELTEIITLFNLMIKYYHQDKQNFPVLLSYANVLLSLVEAFYKRQFSTDTKQYNQIVINFQQSLKDYYNQPVNHTPNVQYFADKLGLSSNYFGDIIKHFTQKSAIENIHEFVIKKAKELLEQKPKISSAEVAYELGFEYPTYFTKFFKKKVNLTPKEYQLKMTNQ, from the coding sequence ATGACAACATTCACAGACTTTAAAACATTTAGTGAATACATTGGTGTTGCAAAACCATTGGACAATGATATTGATATGGGATATTACGACCCACTCAATATGCGATTGAAATCTGAACCAGTGATGATTGACTTTTACATCGTTTCTTTTAAAGTAAATTTTACGGATAAATCAACAACTGACGCACAGCCTAAAACGGCTGTGTTTTTAAACAGTCCAGAAATGGCTTTTGAGTGGAATGTAGAACCCGATCTTAGCGGAATGTACCTGCATATTTCCAAAAAAATTATTGACGAGAATCGGTATCTATTTAGAAACTATTTGGACTACGGACAACACGAATCCTTATTTTTAATAGATAGTGAACTAACGGAAATTATCACTTTATTTAACCTAATGATTAAATATTATCATCAAGATAAACAAAATTTTCCTGTCCTGCTTTCATATGCAAATGTGTTGCTTTCCTTGGTTGAAGCTTTTTATAAAAGACAATTTTCTACCGACACAAAACAATACAACCAAATTGTAATCAACTTTCAACAAAGTTTAAAAGACTATTACAATCAACCCGTAAATCACACCCCTAATGTTCAATATTTCGCAGATAAATTGGGGTTAAGCTCTAACTACTTTGGCGACATCATCAAACATTTTACCCAAAAATCTGCCATTGAAAACATCCACGAATTTGTAATAAAAAAAGCCAAGGAATTATTAGAACAAAAACCAAAAATAAGCAGTGCCGAAGTAGCTTACGAATTAGGTTTTGAATATCCTACTTACTTTACCAAATTTTTCAAGAAAAAAGTAAACCTTACCCCGAAAGAATACCAGTTGAAAATGACTAATCAGTAA